A DNA window from Maribellus comscasis contains the following coding sequences:
- a CDS encoding HU family DNA-binding protein translates to MTKADIVNKISKETDIEKIKVTKTIETFMDLVQSTLKNGENVYLRGFGTFEIKKRAEKKARNISKNTTVIVPAHYIPFFRPSKTFLDKVKNNTSNK, encoded by the coding sequence GTGACTAAAGCTGATATTGTAAACAAGATAAGCAAAGAAACTGATATCGAAAAAATAAAAGTAACAAAAACTATCGAGACATTTATGGATCTTGTACAATCAACTCTGAAGAATGGAGAAAATGTTTATTTAAGAGGATTTGGAACATTTGAAATAAAAAAACGTGCAGAAAAAAAAGCAAGAAATATCTCTAAAAATACAACAGTGATAGTTCCTGCCCATTACATACCTTTTTTTAGACCCAGTAAAACATTTCTGGATAAAGTAAAAAACAACACCTCCAATAAATAA
- the istB gene encoding IS21-like element helper ATPase IstB, whose product MNEVTLTRMKQMKLHGMHGAFKTAVETGKTDDYTIDQFVSMITDAEWDDRNNRKIERLIKNARFHYKATIENVVYEHTRNIDRTKLLRLAECDFINKNENVLISGSTGAGKSYIATALGYQACIEGYRVLYFNTTKLFSKLKMAKADGSYLKELAKMARHQLIILDDFGLQPLDSQNRIALLELIEDRHNKGSMLVTSQLPVSKWYEIIGEKTIADAILDRLIHQSHRIELMGESMRKKRNIYSE is encoded by the coding sequence ATGAACGAAGTAACATTAACACGAATGAAACAGATGAAGCTCCATGGTATGCATGGGGCTTTTAAAACAGCTGTCGAAACAGGTAAAACCGATGATTACACCATCGACCAGTTTGTATCGATGATAACAGATGCCGAGTGGGACGATCGCAACAACCGCAAGATAGAGCGATTGATAAAAAATGCAAGGTTCCACTATAAAGCAACCATTGAAAACGTGGTGTACGAACATACAAGAAATATCGATCGGACAAAACTGTTAAGACTGGCTGAATGCGATTTTATTAATAAAAACGAGAATGTATTAATATCGGGCAGCACCGGTGCCGGCAAAAGCTACATTGCAACAGCCTTAGGGTATCAGGCCTGTATCGAGGGATACAGGGTTTTGTACTTTAATACAACCAAGCTGTTTTCTAAACTAAAAATGGCAAAAGCCGATGGATCTTATCTCAAAGAACTTGCAAAAATGGCCAGGCATCAGTTAATAATACTCGATGACTTTGGCCTGCAACCCTTAGATAGCCAAAACCGGATAGCTCTGTTAGAGTTAATTGAAGATAGGCACAATAAAGGATCTATGCTTGTAACATCACAGCTGCCCGTTAGTAAGTGGTATGAAATAATCGGGGAGAAAACGATTGCCGATGCCATACTTGACCGGTTGATCCATCAATCGCACAGGATTGAGCTGATGGGTGAATCGATGAGAAAAAAACGAAACATTTATAGTGAATAA
- the istA gene encoding IS21 family transposase: MANKLIDMSKVRKVIQLHHQGKAKQFISRYLGLSRNTVKKYIALYKVLNLTIDDIDKKSDSELEKIFSRDTEDVLSPKLKKVYNFFPYMERELKKTGVTKQLMWEEYYEKHPDGLKLSQFKAHYLRWNKKVNPVMHMEHKAGDKMFIDYAGKTLEIINKETGEIEEVQFFVAILGASQYTYAEASPSQQKEDFVASVENALHFYGGVPAAIVPDNLKSAVTKSSRFEPTINETFMDFAEHYGTTVLPARAYRPRDKSLAEGAVKILYQRIYPALRGKDFYSLEELNSAIWDELDKHNNKKLTGRPTSRYQLFVEDEKGKLTALPVEKYEIKEIAIATVAMNGHVLLSKDKHYYSVPCQYLKKKVKLVFTSKTVEIYHKYNRIALHKRDGRKYFYTTNKDHLATTHQFVTDWTPQRFINWAASIDESVKEFIINVLERKQHPEQSYKSCMGVLAFAKKVGEERLANACKRALEHQVYNYKIIQKILEKGLDKLDDEKPDEPELPFHNNIRGGKYYN; the protein is encoded by the coding sequence ATGGCTAATAAATTAATCGACATGAGTAAAGTAAGAAAAGTCATTCAGTTACACCACCAGGGAAAAGCAAAGCAATTTATCAGTAGGTACCTGGGCCTTTCACGCAATACGGTCAAGAAGTATATCGCTCTATACAAGGTGTTAAACCTTACAATTGATGATATTGATAAGAAGAGTGATTCCGAGCTGGAAAAGATCTTTAGCAGGGATACCGAAGATGTTCTTTCCCCAAAGCTAAAAAAGGTTTATAACTTCTTTCCCTACATGGAGCGTGAATTAAAAAAGACCGGCGTTACCAAACAGCTGATGTGGGAAGAATATTATGAAAAACATCCCGATGGACTAAAACTAAGCCAGTTTAAAGCCCACTACCTGCGTTGGAATAAAAAGGTTAACCCGGTAATGCATATGGAGCATAAAGCAGGCGATAAGATGTTTATTGACTACGCTGGCAAAACCCTGGAAATTATCAATAAAGAAACAGGCGAGATTGAAGAGGTACAGTTTTTTGTTGCCATACTGGGGGCCAGTCAATACACCTATGCAGAAGCCTCACCGAGCCAACAAAAAGAAGACTTTGTTGCTTCGGTTGAAAATGCACTGCACTTTTACGGGGGAGTTCCTGCAGCTATTGTCCCTGATAACCTAAAGTCTGCCGTAACCAAAAGCAGCCGGTTTGAACCTACCATTAACGAAACGTTTATGGACTTTGCCGAACATTACGGTACAACAGTTCTTCCGGCTCGGGCTTACCGTCCCCGGGACAAGTCACTGGCAGAAGGAGCAGTCAAGATATTATACCAAAGAATATATCCGGCCTTGCGCGGCAAAGATTTTTACAGTTTAGAAGAGCTTAACAGTGCAATTTGGGATGAACTGGACAAGCATAACAACAAAAAGTTAACCGGCAGGCCAACGTCCCGGTATCAATTATTCGTTGAAGACGAAAAAGGCAAGCTTACCGCATTACCTGTAGAAAAATACGAGATTAAAGAAATAGCAATAGCCACCGTAGCCATGAACGGGCACGTGCTGTTAAGCAAAGACAAACATTATTACAGCGTTCCGTGTCAGTATTTAAAGAAGAAGGTAAAGCTGGTGTTTACATCAAAAACCGTTGAAATATACCATAAATACAACCGCATAGCTTTGCACAAAAGAGATGGACGTAAATACTTCTACACCACAAACAAAGACCACCTGGCAACAACACACCAGTTTGTTACCGACTGGACACCGCAGCGTTTTATCAACTGGGCAGCTTCAATTGACGAGAGTGTAAAGGAATTTATAATCAATGTGCTGGAAAGAAAACAACACCCTGAACAATCCTATAAAAGCTGTATGGGCGTATTGGCTTTTGCCAAAAAGGTTGGGGAAGAAAGGCTTGCCAATGCGTGTAAACGTGCATTGGAACATCAGGTTTACAACTACAAAATCATACAAAAGATACTGGAAAAAGGGTTGGATAAACTTGATGATGAAAAACCGGACGAACCGGAACTTCCTTTTCATAACAACATAAGGGGAGGAAAATATTACAACTGA
- a CDS encoding ATP-binding protein, protein MLLFISKNTPNNIRGDFGLQPLDNHNGIALLEIIKDRHNNILTIVTSQIPVKGWYEVIGEKTIADAI, encoded by the coding sequence ATGCTTCTCTTTATTAGTAAAAATACACCCAACAACATCAGGGGTGATTTTGGCCTGCAGCCACTTGATAATCATAACGGTATTGCACTACTTGAAATCATCAAAGACAGGCACAATAATATTTTGACTATCGTTACCTCTCAAATACCGGTTAAAGGATGGTACGAGGTTATTGGTGAGAAAACAATAGCTGACGCTATTTAA
- a CDS encoding histidine kinase dimerization/phospho-acceptor domain-containing protein, with protein MIDLNKYISPLYHSANPFEGINSIEDRLLSNKYLVVIDEQNEFHGILTEEDIIRRPHKIVIDCVSPKENVCKNDTIKSIIEKFDLSRSPVLAVMEDTKFVGVIEKQNVLKELEAEVEKLFSKSLLSKNSKEYFLSNLSHEIRTPLNGILGFIDILKQLEAAECSTDKNDIVELLEKTTENFLILLNDLVELSLIEAGEEIAIKKENVDIAKTLKELKLFFETLPFSQGEKINIDYLNPEPSFCIYTDKNRIKHILYHLLDNAIKFSAGNRVTCGFTFNQDSQDVDFFVRNKWCKDSIDIRKMFDIFEKQERIEKRINFGLGIGLSLVKKLVNLLGGSIKVESYESEIIFRVKIPVK; from the coding sequence GTGATAGATCTAAATAAATATATATCTCCGCTTTATCATTCTGCAAATCCATTTGAAGGTATTAATTCAATCGAAGATCGCTTGTTGAGCAATAAATACCTTGTTGTTATAGACGAACAAAATGAATTTCATGGGATTTTGACTGAAGAAGATATAATAAGACGTCCGCATAAAATTGTAATTGATTGCGTTAGTCCGAAAGAAAATGTGTGCAAAAATGACACGATCAAATCTATTATAGAAAAGTTTGATTTGAGTCGTTCACCTGTTCTGGCAGTAATGGAAGACACAAAATTTGTTGGTGTTATAGAAAAACAAAATGTTTTAAAAGAGCTGGAAGCAGAAGTAGAAAAATTATTTAGTAAGTCTCTGTTGTCCAAAAATTCGAAAGAGTATTTTCTTTCGAATCTGTCACATGAGATTCGTACCCCTTTAAATGGAATTCTCGGATTTATCGATATTTTAAAGCAGCTTGAAGCAGCTGAATGTTCTACAGATAAAAATGACATTGTCGAATTACTGGAAAAGACAACAGAAAATTTTCTGATATTGTTGAATGACCTTGTAGAATTATCTCTAATAGAAGCAGGAGAAGAGATAGCAATAAAAAAAGAAAACGTAGATATCGCAAAAACATTAAAGGAGTTAAAGCTTTTTTTTGAGACTCTTCCTTTTTCTCAAGGCGAAAAAATAAACATTGATTATCTAAACCCCGAGCCTTCTTTTTGTATTTATACTGATAAAAATAGAATAAAACACATCCTTTATCATTTGCTCGACAATGCGATTAAATTCTCGGCTGGAAATAGAGTTACCTGTGGTTTTACCTTTAACCAAGATAGTCAGGATGTTGATTTTTTTGTCAGGAATAAATGGTGTAAAGACTCAATAGATATCAGAAAAATGTTTGACATTTTTGAAAAACAAGAACGGATAGAAAAGAGAATTAATTTTGGATTAGGAATTGGGCTTTCTCTGGTAAAAAAATTAGTTAATCTATTGGGAGGGTCTATTAAAGTTGAATCATATGAAAGTGAAATAATATTTAGAGTGAAAATACCTGTCAAGTAA
- a CDS encoding sensor histidine kinase yields the protein MRTLHRIFLGFLVVIVIIMITNINALMSNRGIIACTEDIEHSIQMELIQTYKVTYTIQKIKSCQRELTFELFREKRKDEIIKAKQEIQKSITELHSVLYSLNNNQHGNYTAIEENENCRKISQRIVLLDSLNILTTEFISGVKTTLQLQNQEQISRAENSFEHSVEPVSRKIQELILLFSRNIEEEAFSALKALNIRMKKSLKLEIYIFVLSIILTLLVGIYITQSICKSLKQLTNGIQAITEGNLDTVIKLKKPGEFKEIADSFNEMTIRLKSRISAINKLNSDLEELNQNKDKYFSVIAHDLRNPFCSILGLTELLEERYHEFSTEEKQCIISELNSASKNVFNLLENLLTWSRAQTNRIDFHFKNLCLNSIIENCIITNKANANHKQISITNSISEKIYFHGDQFSITVVINNILSNAIKFTHDQGSVSIRAKKTEKEVEVNIKDTGIGLDTEILTFLSQSTKIGSKPGTKNEEGTGLGLLLVKEFVEKNKGRVTVNSVIGKGTEFNIYLRNETKALL from the coding sequence ATGAGAACTCTTCATCGTATTTTTTTAGGCTTTCTTGTTGTGATAGTTATTATAATGATTACTAATATTAACGCATTAATGAGCAACAGAGGAATAATAGCCTGCACAGAAGATATTGAGCATTCTATACAAATGGAATTGATACAAACGTACAAAGTAACTTACACAATACAAAAGATCAAATCTTGTCAGAGAGAACTGACTTTCGAGCTTTTTCGTGAAAAAAGAAAAGATGAAATAATCAAAGCGAAACAGGAAATTCAAAAAAGTATAACTGAATTACACTCTGTTTTATATAGTTTAAATAATAACCAACATGGTAATTATACCGCCATTGAAGAAAACGAAAATTGTAGGAAAATTTCTCAAAGAATTGTTTTGCTGGATTCATTGAATATACTAACAACCGAATTTATTTCAGGTGTTAAAACAACATTACAACTACAAAATCAAGAACAGATTAGCAGAGCAGAAAATAGTTTTGAACATTCTGTTGAACCTGTCTCAAGGAAAATCCAGGAACTTATTTTACTTTTCTCAAGGAATATAGAAGAAGAAGCCTTCTCTGCACTAAAGGCATTAAACATAAGAATGAAAAAGTCTTTGAAACTTGAAATTTATATTTTTGTCCTCAGTATAATCTTAACTTTATTAGTCGGAATATATATTACTCAATCTATTTGTAAATCCCTTAAACAGCTTACTAATGGGATTCAAGCAATAACTGAAGGAAACCTCGACACGGTAATAAAATTAAAAAAGCCTGGAGAATTTAAAGAAATTGCAGATTCATTCAATGAGATGACAATAAGATTAAAATCGAGAATATCTGCTATTAATAAACTTAATTCTGATTTAGAAGAGTTAAACCAAAATAAGGATAAATATTTTTCAGTTATTGCTCACGACTTAAGAAATCCATTTTGTTCTATTCTTGGCCTTACTGAATTACTGGAAGAACGGTATCATGAATTTAGCACAGAAGAAAAACAATGCATAATTTCGGAATTAAACAGCGCTTCAAAGAATGTTTTTAATTTGCTTGAAAACCTATTAACATGGTCTAGGGCTCAAACAAATAGGATTGATTTTCATTTTAAAAATTTGTGCTTAAACTCAATAATCGAAAACTGTATTATTACCAATAAAGCAAATGCTAATCATAAACAAATTTCTATAACAAACAGTATTTCTGAAAAGATTTATTTTCATGGAGATCAGTTTTCTATAACAGTAGTTATAAACAATATTTTGAGCAATGCTATAAAATTTACTCATGACCAAGGTTCTGTCTCTATTCGTGCAAAAAAGACTGAAAAAGAAGTTGAAGTAAATATAAAAGATACAGGAATCGGATTGGATACTGAAATATTGACTTTCCTTTCTCAATCAACAAAAATAGGCTCAAAACCAGGGACGAAAAATGAAGAAGGAACAGGTTTAGGACTTCTACTTGTAAAAGAGTTTGTGGAAAAAAACAAGGGGCGAGTTACCGTTAACAGTGTTATTGGAAAAGGAACCGAATTTAATATTTATTTAAGAAATGAAACAAAGGCTTTACTATAA
- a CDS encoding IS982 family transposase translates to MIKKSIAIYTIIDDLLKEIEHTEPQNRKISDAEVITTTVISALYFSGNQEKAICFMRSVNLIPNMLSKSRFNRRLHMIRDLIVALFFQLSGMIKELNIESEYIIDSFPVKTCDNMRIANSKLIQGEIYRGKKATMRRWFYGFNVHVMVTTEGIPVEYTFLPGSKHDSEALKQFPFNLKPGSRVYADAGYTNYKIEDMLQQAEQIELLVARKSNSKRKRQPYQEFLIESMRKRIETTFSEITTFLPKKIHAVTDYGFILKVIMFLFSYTLNKIE, encoded by the coding sequence ATGATTAAAAAATCGATCGCAATTTACACAATTATTGATGATTTGTTGAAAGAGATAGAACATACAGAACCACAAAACCGGAAGATTTCGGATGCAGAAGTAATTACAACAACAGTAATCTCAGCTCTTTATTTCTCAGGTAACCAGGAAAAGGCTATTTGCTTTATGCGTTCGGTAAACTTAATACCTAATATGCTTTCAAAAAGCCGTTTCAATAGGAGGTTGCATATGATAAGGGATTTAATCGTTGCTCTTTTCTTTCAGCTTTCAGGAATGATAAAGGAATTGAATATTGAATCCGAATATATCATTGACAGTTTTCCTGTAAAAACCTGTGATAATATGCGGATAGCCAACTCCAAACTTATACAGGGAGAGATATACAGAGGCAAAAAAGCGACCATGCGACGATGGTTTTATGGATTTAATGTCCATGTAATGGTAACCACCGAAGGGATTCCGGTAGAATATACTTTTTTGCCAGGAAGCAAGCATGACTCAGAAGCTTTAAAACAATTCCCGTTTAATTTAAAACCGGGAAGCCGGGTTTATGCAGATGCTGGTTATACAAATTACAAAATAGAGGACATGCTTCAACAAGCAGAGCAAATAGAATTGCTGGTTGCCAGAAAAAGCAACTCCAAACGAAAGCGTCAGCCGTATCAGGAATTTCTGATAGAGTCAATGCGGAAACGTATTGAAACAACTTTTAGTGAAATAACAACATTCTTGCCTAAGAAAATCCATGCTGTTACAGATTACGGCTTTATCCTCAAGGTAATTATGTTCTTATTCTCATATACTTTGAATAAAATTGAATAA
- the tnpA gene encoding IS200/IS605 family transposase yields the protein MSEFIHKSHNVSVLLYHFVCPAKYRRVVFDKDVDESLKQVCIEISKRFEITFIEIGTDKDHVHFLIQSVPMLSPTRIIQTVKSITAKQIFKLHPKVKKQLWGGEFWTKGFYVSSVGAHGDENTIQKYVQAQGRQKEYQKLHVQQLSLF from the coding sequence GTGAGCGAATTTATTCATAAGAGTCATAATGTTTCAGTACTTCTTTACCATTTTGTCTGTCCAGCCAAATATCGGAGGGTTGTTTTTGACAAAGATGTTGATGAAAGTTTGAAACAAGTATGTATTGAAATCTCGAAGCGTTTTGAAATTACTTTTATAGAGATTGGTACGGATAAAGACCATGTTCATTTCTTGATTCAAAGTGTGCCAATGTTGAGTCCAACGCGAATCATTCAGACAGTAAAAAGTATCACTGCGAAACAGATTTTCAAGCTTCATCCCAAAGTCAAGAAACAACTGTGGGGAGGTGAATTCTGGACCAAAGGGTTTTATGTTAGTTCGGTTGGTGCTCATGGTGATGAAAATACAATTCAAAAATATGTACAAGCTCAAGGAAGACAAAAGGAATATCAAAAACTCCATGTTCAGCAACTTAGCTTATTTTGA